A genomic segment from Streptomyces sp. NBC_01233 encodes:
- a CDS encoding glycoside hydrolase family 3 N-terminal domain-containing protein — protein sequence MPPHASRRTLLTAAAMVAVTAAGAASAALGTHSTPDDPRSPEGPPGRRPDRARLARFVDRMSLDEKVGQLFVSRAYGHSATAPDPADAEQNQTLFGVRTAAELVSRYHLGGIVYFSWAHNTRTPHQIAALSVGLQQAALTSGARIPLLLSTDQEHGAVARIGAPATLLPGAMALGAGGSTADALRAARIAGAELAALGIRQDYAPVADVNVNPANPVIGVRSFGSDPQAVAALVAAQVRGYQGAGVAATAKHFPGHGDTETDSHVGLPVMRHTRAVWEELDEPPFRAAVKAGVDAVMTAHIVFPALDPSGDPATLSRPIVTGILRERLGFQGVVVTDALDMAGVRQKYGDDRVPVLALLAGCDQLLNPPDLGLAYRSVLAAVEAGELTEARIDESVLRILELKSRRGLFDEAYTTAEAVDATVGIRRHRDAADEIAAVTTTLLANPRGLVPIDATSGPRLLVTGTDPASPTGTTGPPTAVLARELTALGCRATAVPPARAVAAAAGHAAVLVCTYNVPEEDNPQRRLVTDLIASGVPVILLAVRNPYDPARLPACAAELATYSWTDVEMRAAARVLTGAVRPAGRLPVPVPGRYPLGHGLTL from the coding sequence CGGCACGCACAGCACCCCCGACGACCCTCGGTCCCCCGAGGGCCCGCCGGGCCGCCGGCCCGACCGGGCCCGCCTGGCCCGCTTCGTGGACCGGATGAGCCTCGACGAGAAGGTCGGGCAGCTCTTCGTCTCGCGGGCGTACGGCCACTCGGCGACCGCCCCCGACCCGGCCGACGCCGAGCAGAACCAGACGCTGTTCGGGGTACGCACCGCAGCCGAGCTGGTCTCCCGCTACCACCTCGGCGGGATCGTCTACTTCTCCTGGGCCCACAACACCCGCACCCCGCACCAGATCGCCGCGCTCTCGGTCGGCCTCCAGCAGGCCGCGCTCACCTCCGGCGCCCGGATCCCGCTGCTGCTCTCCACCGACCAGGAGCACGGCGCGGTCGCCCGGATCGGCGCCCCCGCGACGCTGCTCCCGGGGGCGATGGCGCTGGGCGCGGGCGGCTCCACCGCCGACGCCCTGCGGGCCGCGCGCATCGCGGGCGCCGAGCTGGCCGCCCTGGGCATCCGGCAGGACTACGCGCCGGTGGCCGACGTCAACGTCAACCCGGCCAATCCGGTGATCGGCGTCCGGTCCTTCGGCTCCGACCCGCAGGCCGTGGCCGCCCTGGTGGCCGCCCAGGTGCGCGGTTACCAGGGCGCCGGAGTGGCCGCCACCGCGAAGCACTTTCCGGGCCACGGGGACACCGAGACCGACAGCCACGTCGGCCTGCCGGTGATGCGGCACACGCGCGCCGTCTGGGAGGAGCTGGACGAGCCGCCGTTCCGGGCCGCGGTGAAGGCGGGCGTGGACGCGGTCATGACGGCGCACATCGTCTTCCCCGCGCTCGATCCCTCGGGGGACCCGGCGACCCTCTCCCGGCCGATCGTCACGGGCATCCTGCGCGAACGCCTGGGCTTCCAGGGGGTGGTGGTCACCGACGCCCTCGACATGGCCGGGGTCCGCCAGAAGTACGGGGACGACCGCGTGCCCGTACTGGCCCTGCTGGCGGGCTGCGACCAGTTGCTGAACCCGCCGGACCTGGGGCTCGCGTACCGCAGTGTGCTGGCGGCCGTCGAGGCGGGCGAGCTGACGGAGGCCCGGATCGACGAGTCGGTGCTGCGGATCCTGGAACTGAAGTCCCGCCGGGGGCTGTTCGACGAGGCCTACACCACGGCCGAGGCGGTGGACGCCACCGTCGGCATCCGCAGGCACCGGGACGCCGCCGACGAGATCGCGGCGGTCACGACGACCCTGCTGGCCAATCCCCGCGGGCTGGTGCCGATCGATGCGACGTCCGGGCCCCGGCTGCTGGTCACGGGGACGGACCCGGCCTCCCCCACGGGAACCACGGGGCCCCCCACGGCCGTACTGGCGCGGGAGCTGACCGCCCTGGGCTGCCGGGCCACGGCGGTGCCTCCCGCCCGTGCGGTGGCCGCTGCGGCCGGCCACGCGGCGGTGCTGGTGTGCACGTACAACGTCCCGGAAGAGGACAACCCACAACGTCGGCTGGTGACGGACCTGATCGCGTCCGGCGTCCCGGTGATCCTGCTGGCGGTCCGCAATCCGTACGACCCGGCCCGGCTGCCGGCCTGCGCGGCGGAGCTGGCGACGTACTCCTGGACGGACGTGGAGATGCGGGCGGCGGCCCGGGTGCTCACCGGGGCGGTCCGGCCCGCCGGCCGCCTCCCGGTCCCGGTGCCGGGCCGCTACCCGCTGGGCCACGGCCTGACGCTCTAG